ACACCTTCGGCCTGAGCACCGTGCCCAGAGCCGACGACGCCCTGGCCCCGGAAACCCGCGACACCTTCACCGTATGGGCGGTGGCCCCGCAGGCCGACCAGGTCGTGTGGGTGGACCGGGCGCACTGGGAGGCCCTGCCGCCGGGCCTGCGCCGCGCGTTGCTGCGGGCCCAGGTGCGTCACGGCCGGGGCAATGTGCCGCTGGGCCGCGCCTACGCTGATCTGTGGCCGGGGCTGCCCAGGGGCCGCCTGCTGTGGGCCCCCGAGCACCTCAGCCCCGCCGTGCTGACCCGCTGGGCCGAGCGGGACGGGCTGCCCTGCCAGCGGGCGCAGGTGCCCAGCACTGTCTGGGCGGGGGTGGCGGCCCTCTTGCCCGGGGCGCGGGCGCTGGCCGGCACGTTTCCTGAGGGCAGCGCCGGCAACTGCTTTGGCGCGGTGATGGGCGCGGCTGGGGTCCCGGGCGCCGCGCAGACCTGGATGGGCCGCGAGCCCTTCGAGGCATTCCTGCGCGCGCGGGCGCGGCCCGGTGGGCGCGACGACCAGCCCGGCACGGTGCTGGTGTGGCGTAGCGCAGACGGCCTCGTGCAGCACGCCGCGGTGACCCTGGGCGGCGGCTGGGCCCTGCACAAGCCCGCGCAGACGTGGTGGACGCCCCGGGTGGTGCTGCCGGTGGCGACCCTGAAGGGCTACTCGCGCAGCCGGGGCCAGCGGCTGGAGCGGTGGCGGTTGGTGGGCCCTCATATGCGCTGACCGGCTGAGCAGCGAAGGGGTAAGCTCGGGCTATGACCGGGCCGGCGCTGCAGATCAGGCAGAAGAAAATCGCACAACAACAGCAGTCCTTGCCCTCTGCGTACGCAATAGAAGATCAGGCCGTAGCCCACGCGCAGCGGGCTCTTCAGCGGCACACCGCCCGGCCAGTGGCGCTGCAGCGGCAAGCGGCGGGGCCGGTGCTGCGGGCGTCAGGGCTGGAACAGCAGGAGGTGACCCGGCTCACCGTTCAGCGCCAAGCGGTGATCAAGCAATTGGCCGCCTTGCCCCAGATAGAGGGTCAGCCGCTTCAACGGGCTGCCCAGCCCGTGCCCGCCAAGCCCCAGAGTCCGGCCGACTGGGTGACGGTGATGCGCCACCAGGCCGAGCAGGTCGAAGGCCAAGCGTTAGACACACGGCAATACGCCCAGTTCACGGCCCTGCAGCGCCAGGTGGCCAATACCTTGGTGCAAGGCTTTCGTTCAGATCGCGGCCCCGCCCAAGCCCGGTACGACACCTATGGCGAACATTTGGCCACGTTGCAACGCCATGAAATCAGTGCGCCGGTTAGCCGGGTTGTCCTGGGCCTGGTGCCCGCTGGGGAACGGCTGGCCCTTCAGCGAGCCGTGGATACCGCTGTTCAACGCTATGAAGCCGAGGCAGAGCTAGTCGCAACATTCGTCCAACGGCAGAGCTTGCAGCGGCAGTTGGCCGAACTGGACGCCGAAGCGACGCAACCCGTTTTACAACGGATTCAAGCAAGACGAGGTGCCGGCAATCCTCTCCCCGAACCGATTCAACGGCACCTGGAACAGGGGCTCAACCACGACCTGTCCCGCGTTCGTATTCATGATGATGCGGAAGCGGACACGCTGGCCAAGGGGGTCAATGCCCTGGCCTTCACCACCGGCAGTGACATCTTTTTCCAGAGTGGGAAGTTCAATCCGAACAGCCAGAGTGGGCTGGAACTGCTGGCGCATGAGGTCACCCATACCGTGCAGCAGTCTCAAGGGCGCGTCGGACCGGGCGTGGACCCCGATGCTGGCCTTGAAGCCGAAGCCCGGTCCATGGGCGCCAAGCTGGCCCAGCAAGCCACTGGTCTTCCTCACAGTCAGGCGCATTCACGGGGGCTTCGGCAGCGCCCAGCGCTCACGCCCACCACCACCGTGCAGCGGCGGGCGGCGGGTACGCCTGCGCCCGCTGTGACCACAGTGCAGCGTGTCGGCATCATCAAGCACAGCGAGGGCGCCAATGTCAGGGCGACACCAGACCCTAAGGGCAAATTGCTGTTACCGCAACCCCTCCCTGTAGGAAAGCGTGTAGGTGTGATCAGTCAGACTGCAGACGGCTGGAGCCGTGTCGCTCTCCCCAGTGGCCGCACCGGTTATGTGCAGAGCAGCCGGGTCACCACCAACATCCCTGACCCCGGAGCCAGCCTGATCAAAGTTCCGGCAGGCATGACGGCCATAGAAATTGCGGAGAAGTATTACAAGGCGGTGGTCAGGCCCGGTCAGGACCTCCGGTTCTACGTCAACGTTCTGGCGTTTCTGGATCAGCAACGGGGCACCGGTGCGTTTAAAAAGCAGGAGTTGGTGGCCGGTCGCCTGCTATGGGTACCCAGTGCACCTTTTGCGCAGAGCCTCGTTGGCCAGGTAGGTTCGGGGTCTATTACGGGTGGCGCCTTGGCACAGGCGAAAGCCGCCATGGGCAATAGTCCGGGTGCGAATGTGCTCAGGTCCGTTCTGGAATCGCCCACGTACATCAAAGAAGTTTTGGGTGAGGCCTGGAATACTGTCAAAGCCCACTGGCCGGTCATGCTGGCGACCACCGTGGCCTTGGTGAGTGCAGAACTGCTGGTCGGGGTGCTGGCCGCCGCGCCGGAGCCAACGACGATTACCAAATTTCTGGCGGTGGGCTTACAGGGGCTGATCACCATCGTGGCAGGGGCTGGTGTGGCCGTCTCTCTGGCTGCAGCCGTCAAGTCCGGCGAGATGTGGTTGCGCACTGCCTGGACAGCACAGGGCAACGCCAGCAGGATCAAAGCTGCGTCCAAGGCATTCCTGGGGATGATTGCGCAGGTTGTAGCGGCAATTGCCAGTGTGGCGGGGGTTAAGGCAAGTGCGGCGAAGACACAAGCGCTCGCTGGCATGTACACCCGTGAAGCCCTCATTGCACAGATTGGCAGCAAAGCGACCTACGAGGCACTGATGAACACCCTTGTGGCGCGAGGTATCAAGCAGAACAATGCCCAACTGCTGGGGGCCCTGATTAAGAAAGTGCCAGACCCCCTAGAGCTCAAAGGGTTTTTGCGGAAGGTGGATAAGCCAGTGGAGTTTCTTGCGACGTTGGAAAAATATCCGCTGAATAGGGTTCGTCAGGTGCTCGCGGAAATAGACAGTCAGAGTATTGCGCCCCAGTATGCAACCCGACTTCTTCAACTTAACTTGGAGAATCCAGTTCCTACGAAACCACTAACAGCTGAGCGCGCCGCATTTCTTAAAGAAAAATTCCCTCAAGACAGTGCAGATAAAATGTTTGGTGGTAGATCTGCAGTGTTGCGTGAGGAACTGACGCCACAACAGCTCGCACGCGATAAATTAGCAGGGCAGCAGTACCAAGCGCTATTAAACGATATTCTTGCAAATAGCCCTTATGTGTACCGCTATACTACTCGCTTTGCTTTGCAGCAACTTAGAGAAAAGGGAAAAGATGTTGAAACGGCTTTCATGACTAATGTTATGGTGAAAAATCCGAATGATGTAAGTCTTGGGACGCAGTTGAAGCCGGAATGGTATAAGTATAGCGACGGGAATCCAGATGTGGTTATTAAGATTCCCAGGGGATTGCTAAGTAGGGCAGAAGTTCCGAGACCCTCAGGGAACACTTCTAGGTTGGCCGGCTGGGAGTTCACGACCTCAGCATATCCTGAAGCGGGGAAAGGAGGTATGCTTCAGTTCATGGGTAGTGTTCCAAACAATATTCTTGAAAAGGGAATCAAAAATGGTGACATTGAGATTATCTACCTTACTGGCGGAACTTCTAGACTTCCACAGCCCAAATGAAGCAGATTACCGCTGCTGGCTTCCGGGCAGAGTAGCTGCAGGTGAACTCGAAGCGAGGGGACAATGAATAGAGAGGGCGAGCTGGATAAAGTGGGAAACTCTGTCGGATTATTTAGAGATGCTTTTAAATCTGCTGTTGGGCGTTTAGTACAAAGAGAGGGGCGACTGATAGATGTGAGTCGCGAAAAACTTCTTACCGCAACCACTCTCGAGAAAAAAAATTTAGCGTGGTATTTTGAAAATGATGGAGTCACTGAACACGACTTAGAACTGTATGACTCTGTAATGATTGATTATTGGGAGAGATTGGAGAGATGTTTACGTGCTAAGGAGATAGAAGCTACAGTAGGATCATGTCTGCAGACGCTTTTTCGATAATTTACTCGGACTAGAATGAAGCTTCGGCACCTTGAGCCGACTGATCATCTTCCCCTCCCACTTTTGACCCCTAGTGCATGACCACAGGCATGCTTAGGTTTACTGTTTCGCAATGATGAGAGTGTTCCAGGTTGTCACAGTGCGAGAATTTCCGTTATCAGTCGGACACGCTTTTACCCTGCTCAATCCTGTGGCCGTGCACTAGAGAATCATTGACAGCACGAATTGGTTCTGCCACTCAATACAAACAGCTGATGGGCTTGACAGGTGGTCGTACCGATACCCTGAACAGGATGTTGAACTATGGGTTTAGTCCAGAGGAAATGCTTTCACTGCTGCAGCTCAGGGGGGCTACTCCGGAAAAGGTGGAAATTATTCTGAACGCGTGTGCTCGCAATAAAGTAGACATTTCTGATTTTAGAAATGTCTGGGCATTCAATAAGCCCGGACCCAATGAGTTCCCTGACCCAGGAAATTTTCCTTGGCCGCCCAAACAGGGAGCCATAGGGGCAGTTCTTGAAATAGAAATTGCTCCCAATACAATTATTGACCGCTACGGTGGGGAGCATGGCCGCTTCGTTGGCTATGCAGGTACTGTATCGACAAATGGCGCTCGAAACTTTCAGCCTGCGACATTCAGTCAACGGGCCTTGCCCGGGGCGCCTGACGAAACTCAATACCATGTTTATCAGGTACTCAAACCATTCCCTGTTAAAGCGGGTGAAATTGCTCCGTGGTTTGGTGAGCCTGGCGGCGGACGTCAAGCACTCTCAACAGGAAAGTCTATCGCTGAGCTTATTGCGGACGGCTACCTTCGAGAAATCACAAAGGAGGTGGTCAAAAAATGACATACCCGACCTTCGATAGACTCATTGAGTTGGGTTTTGATGGAAGCGGCTACAGATTTAAAGATAACAGTGTTATTGGGGGATACACCTTCATTGTCAGGGTAGGCGAAAAATGGAAAGAGATTCATATTGAGAGAGGGATTGAATTTATAAATAAAGAGTTTTGCCTTAAGGAAGGCGAGCAGTATATATCTGATTTATTAAGGAGCAAGAAGGTAACACCTTTTAATGGACCGGAAGAAATGTTTGATTTGGGATAGATATCGTGCAATCCAAATCTGAACTAGAAAGACGTCTGAGCGAGCCGCCATACACAAATCTGCCCTCGTGGCAGTGGCAACTGGAACAACTGAACGGCGACTTCTCGCAATACGACCTCCGCATGCTCCTGAGCCTCAAGAACAACCTGGACAATCTGTTGAACGGCGCGCCGTATCCGCCGCCGGTAAAGGACCTGGATCCTCTTTGAAGTCGGGAAAGGGCGAAGAGGCGCACCCTGTCCCTAAGCCCCCTGGCGGATGCCGGGCGGCCGGTGCCCAGCCCATGATGGGCGCCATGAGCCCCTTTACCCTGCGCGACCTGCGCAAGCCCGACGACTTCGCTGGTGTCGCCCGCGTGCTCAGTGCCAGCGATCCGGACTGGCCGGTCACCGCCGAGCTGCTGGCGGTGTGGGACGCCGCGCGCGACCCCGAGCTGTACCACACCGTGGTGGTGGCCGAGCAGGACGGGCAACTGGTCGGCCTGGGTCAGGCCGGCCACGACGACTTCGCCTATGAGGACTGGCGCTACTTCGGGGCGGCGACCGTGCACCCGGATGCCCGGGGCCAGGGCATTGGCCGGGCCCTGTACGACGAACTGATGGCCCGGCTGCGTGCCCGGGGCGCCCAGGACATCCGCACCATGCTCAGCGACCAGCCGCGCGACGAGGCGGGGCGTGCTTTCCTGACCCGCCGGGGCTTTACCCGCACCTGGGACCGCTATGAGTCGCGCCTGCACACGGGTGAGCTGGACCTGGGTGTTTTCGACGAGCTGCTGGCGGGTGTGGCGGCCCACGGCATCGAACTGCGCTCGATTGCTGACCTCGCCGGCGATGAACACCGCGACCGGCGGCTCTATGAACTGGACTGGCGCCTCTTTCAGGACGTGCCAATGGGGCAGGCCCTGACCAAGCGGCCCTTTGAGGCGTGGCGCAAACAGGAACTGGACGACCCCACCTTCAGCCACGAGCTGTCCTTTGTGGCCCTGCGTCCGGGCCTGGACGATCCCGAAACCGGCCCCTACGTGGGCTACTCCACCCTGATGAAAGCGCCGGGCGGCTTTTACGTGATCGGCATGACGGGCGTGCGGCGCGAGGACCGGGGCCTGGGCGTGGCCAAGGCGCTGAAAGTGGCGGCCATGCGCGCCCTGCACGCGGCGGGCGGCGGCGAGATCCGCACCTTCAACGACCCGCCCAACAAGGCCATGCTGGGCATGAACCGCGCGCTGGGCTTTCGCCCTGGGCCCACCCGCAGCCGTTACGAACTGCACCTGGACCCCGTCACGGGTGAGCGCCGCCCCATCGCCGCCGGGAGCGGGGTATGACCCGCGCGGCCCTGAACGTCACCATCCGCGAGGCCACGGACCACGACCTGCCCGCTCTGGCCGAGCTGCTCAGTGTGGTTAACCCCCGCCACCCCTGGACCGCTGAGCGCCTCGCCCATGACCTGCGCACCCTGCGCGCCGATCCCCTGGGCCTGCATGTGGCGCAGTGGGTGGCCCAGGAAGGTGGCGGCGCGCTGCTGGGCGCCGCTTCGGCGCTGCAGTTTGGCGGCATGTACCACCCGGGGCGCTACCACGCCGAACTGGGCGTGCACCCGGGGGCGCGGGGGCAGGGCATTGGCACCGCACTGGCCGAGGTGCTGGGCACCCACCTGCAGGCCCGGGGCGCCCAGGAGGTGCTGGCCGGCAGCTACGAGGACGAGCCGCAGGGCGTGGCCTTCTTGCAGGCGCGCGGCTTTACCGAGGTCATGCGCTTTTTCGACAACGTGTTGGAGATGGCCGATTTCGACGCCGCCACCTGGGCCCAGGCCGAGGTCCTGCCCCGGGGGCTGCGCCTGCGGTCCCTGGCCGAGTTGCAGGCCGAGCAGGGCCGGGACGCCGCCCTGCACGCCTATTACGACGGCTGGGTGGCCGCCCGCGAGGACGTGCCGCGCACCGGAGAAGCCACGCCCGTGCCCTTTGAGCGCTTCTGCCAGCAGCGCCTGGACCGCCCGGAGTTCTTCCCCGAAGGCGTGCTGCTGGCCGTGACCGAGGGGGGCGAGGTGGCGGCCCTGTCGGAACTGTACGGCGACGAGCACCACCCGGGCCGCCTGAACACCGGCCTGACCGGCACCCGGCGCGAGTGGCGGCGGCAGGGGCTGGCCCTGGCGGTCAAGCTGGCCGCGCTGCGGGTCGCCCGCGAACGCGGCGCGCAGGAGGTCTGGACGGGCAACGCCACCACGAACGCGCCCATGCTGGCCCTGAACGAGCGCCTGGGCTTTCGCCCGCGCGTGGCCTGGATCGAGATGAAATGGGGTGGGGTATGACCGGCCCGCAGGTGCCCGGGGTGGCCCGGGTTGACGTTGGCCCGGTAGAGGCCCACGAGTGGGACGCGGCGGCCCGCGCCTACACCGCCGCGCTGCCCCACGACCCGGTCAGCGGCGCGGAACTGCGCAGGCGCGACGAGGAGCAGCGGGGCTGGGGGTACCACGCGGGCGTGCTGGTGGCCCGGCAGGGTGACGAGGTGCTGGGCACCGCCGCGTACTTTCAGAACCCGGGCGCGTACCACCCGGGGCGCTTCATCCTGGAACTGGGCGTGGCCCCGGTGTGGCAGGGGCAGGGGGTGGGCCGGGCGCTCTGCGTGGCCCTGGAGGCGCGGCTCCGTGGGCTCGGCGCCGAATCAGCGCGGCTCCTGGCGCGGGATGAGCACCCGGTGGCCCCGGGGTTCCTGACCCGCCGGGGTTTTGTGGGCGACAAACGGTACTTCTTCAGCGTGCTGGACGTGGCGACGTTCGACGGGG
The nucleotide sequence above comes from Deinococcus multiflagellatus. Encoded proteins:
- a CDS encoding eCIS core domain-containing protein; the protein is MTGPALQIRQKKIAQQQQSLPSAYAIEDQAVAHAQRALQRHTARPVALQRQAAGPVLRASGLEQQEVTRLTVQRQAVIKQLAALPQIEGQPLQRAAQPVPAKPQSPADWVTVMRHQAEQVEGQALDTRQYAQFTALQRQVANTLVQGFRSDRGPAQARYDTYGEHLATLQRHEISAPVSRVVLGLVPAGERLALQRAVDTAVQRYEAEAELVATFVQRQSLQRQLAELDAEATQPVLQRIQARRGAGNPLPEPIQRHLEQGLNHDLSRVRIHDDAEADTLAKGVNALAFTTGSDIFFQSGKFNPNSQSGLELLAHEVTHTVQQSQGRVGPGVDPDAGLEAEARSMGAKLAQQATGLPHSQAHSRGLRQRPALTPTTTVQRRAAGTPAPAVTTVQRVGIIKHSEGANVRATPDPKGKLLLPQPLPVGKRVGVISQTADGWSRVALPSGRTGYVQSSRVTTNIPDPGASLIKVPAGMTAIEIAEKYYKAVVRPGQDLRFYVNVLAFLDQQRGTGAFKKQELVAGRLLWVPSAPFAQSLVGQVGSGSITGGALAQAKAAMGNSPGANVLRSVLESPTYIKEVLGEAWNTVKAHWPVMLATTVALVSAELLVGVLAAAPEPTTITKFLAVGLQGLITIVAGAGVAVSLAAAVKSGEMWLRTAWTAQGNASRIKAASKAFLGMIAQVVAAIASVAGVKASAAKTQALAGMYTREALIAQIGSKATYEALMNTLVARGIKQNNAQLLGALIKKVPDPLELKGFLRKVDKPVEFLATLEKYPLNRVRQVLAEIDSQSIAPQYATRLLQLNLENPVPTKPLTAERAAFLKEKFPQDSADKMFGGRSAVLREELTPQQLARDKLAGQQYQALLNDILANSPYVYRYTTRFALQQLREKGKDVETAFMTNVMVKNPNDVSLGTQLKPEWYKYSDGNPDVVIKIPRGLLSRAEVPRPSGNTSRLAGWEFTTSAYPEAGKGGMLQFMGSVPNNILEKGIKNGDIEIIYLTGGTSRLPQPK
- a CDS encoding TNT domain-containing protein; protein product: MLNYGFSPEEMLSLLQLRGATPEKVEIILNACARNKVDISDFRNVWAFNKPGPNEFPDPGNFPWPPKQGAIGAVLEIEIAPNTIIDRYGGEHGRFVGYAGTVSTNGARNFQPATFSQRALPGAPDETQYHVYQVLKPFPVKAGEIAPWFGEPGGGRQALSTGKSIAELIADGYLREITKEVVKK
- a CDS encoding GNAT family N-acetyltransferase, with the translated sequence MSPFTLRDLRKPDDFAGVARVLSASDPDWPVTAELLAVWDAARDPELYHTVVVAEQDGQLVGLGQAGHDDFAYEDWRYFGAATVHPDARGQGIGRALYDELMARLRARGAQDIRTMLSDQPRDEAGRAFLTRRGFTRTWDRYESRLHTGELDLGVFDELLAGVAAHGIELRSIADLAGDEHRDRRLYELDWRLFQDVPMGQALTKRPFEAWRKQELDDPTFSHELSFVALRPGLDDPETGPYVGYSTLMKAPGGFYVIGMTGVRREDRGLGVAKALKVAAMRALHAAGGGEIRTFNDPPNKAMLGMNRALGFRPGPTRSRYELHLDPVTGERRPIAAGSGV
- a CDS encoding GNAT family N-acetyltransferase, yielding MTRAALNVTIREATDHDLPALAELLSVVNPRHPWTAERLAHDLRTLRADPLGLHVAQWVAQEGGGALLGAASALQFGGMYHPGRYHAELGVHPGARGQGIGTALAEVLGTHLQARGAQEVLAGSYEDEPQGVAFLQARGFTEVMRFFDNVLEMADFDAATWAQAEVLPRGLRLRSLAELQAEQGRDAALHAYYDGWVAAREDVPRTGEATPVPFERFCQQRLDRPEFFPEGVLLAVTEGGEVAALSELYGDEHHPGRLNTGLTGTRREWRRQGLALAVKLAALRVARERGAQEVWTGNATTNAPMLALNERLGFRPRVAWIEMKWGGV